One genomic window of Solanum dulcamara chromosome 12, daSolDulc1.2, whole genome shotgun sequence includes the following:
- the LOC129877691 gene encoding LOW QUALITY PROTEIN: putative serine/threonine-protein kinase (The sequence of the model RefSeq protein was modified relative to this genomic sequence to represent the inferred CDS: inserted 1 base in 1 codon), with protein sequence MKFPFAFTNRFNSSSDIMETNQLIPYETGGKRVQKFSLFSYRELKAATHGFRVSNRIGEGGFGSVYKGRLEDGSFVAVKVLLVELESMRGEREFISEIAALSNIRHQNLVTLRGYCVDGTKRLLVYDYMENNCLSQTLLGEEQNRSKFTWELRREISKGIAKGLSYLHEEVNPHVVHRDIKASNIVLDHNFTPKITDFGLSRLFSKNISHITTRVAGTLGYLSPEYAISGHLTRKSDVYSFGVLLLEIVSGCPVIAFDIERGEHFLVNKAWEMYNSGKLLELVDPVLNGEFCGDEAVRFLKIGLLCVQEIASLRPKMSSVFKMLRSANYMELEDINITQPGILADLGDVKIGQKQSSHNFFSNVVAIVXKMLVQSVYFTHAHKSWPNTLFEKIQGSKSKKRQI encoded by the exons ATGAAGTTTCCATTTGCATTTACCAATCGTTTTAATTCCTCATCTGATATTATGGAAACTAACCAACTTATCCCATATG AAACAGGTGGAAAAAGAGTCCAGAaattctctcttttctcttaCAGAGAATTGAAGGCAGCAACTCATGGATTCAGAGTATCAAATAGAATTGGAGAAGGAGGATTTGGTTCTGTTTACAAG ggTCGACTTGAAGATGGAAGCTTTGTGGCTGTAAAAGTACTATTAGTTGAATTAGAATCAATGAGAGGTGAAAGGGAATTTATATCAGAAATAGCTGCATTGTCTAATATCAGACATCAAAATCTTGTCACCCTCAGAGGATATTGTGTGGATGGGACTAAAAGACTCTTAGTCTATGATTACATGGAAAACAATTGCCTATCACAAACATTACTAG GGGAAGAGCAGAACAGAAGTAAATTTACATGGGAACTTAGGAGAGAAATTTCAAAAGGAATAGCAAAGGGACTATCATATCTCCATGAAGAAGTGAATCCTCATGTTGTACACAGAGATATTAAGGCCAGCAACATAGTTCTTGATCACAATTTCACACCAAAAATCACGGATTTTGGTTTATCTAGGCTATTTTCCAAGAACATTTCACATATTACAACTCGAGTTGCTGGTACATT AGGCTATCTTTCTCCAGAATACGCGATTAGTGGACATTTAACTCGGAAATCAGATGTTTATAGCTTTGGTGTATTATTGCTAGAAATAGTCAGTGGTTGCCCTGTTATTGCCTTTGACATTGAGAGAGGAGAACATTTCCTAGTTAACAAG GCATGGGAAATGTACAATTCTGGCAAATTATTAGAGCTAGTGGACCCTGTGTTAAATGGAGAATTTTGTGGCGACGAAGCTGTCCGATTCTTGAAAATTGGCTTACTTTGTGTGCAAGAAATAGCCAGCCTCCGCCCAAAAATGTCTTCAGTCTTCAAGATGTTGAGAAGTGCCAATTATATGGAATTAGAAGACATAAATATTACTCAACCAGGAATTCTTGCTGATTTGGGAGATGTTAAAATAGGTCAAAAACAATCTTCTCATAATTTTTTCTCCAATGTTGTAGCTATAG AGAAAATGTTGGTACAAAGTGTATATTTCACACATGCACACAAAAGTTGGCCTAACACTCTCTTTGAGAAGATACAGGGTTCGAAGTCAAAGAAGAGACAAATTTAG